One window from the genome of Planctomycetota bacterium encodes:
- a CDS encoding PEP-CTERM sorting domain-containing protein (PEP-CTERM proteins occur, often in large numbers, in the proteomes of bacteria that also encode an exosortase, a predicted intramembrane cysteine proteinase. The presence of a PEP-CTERM domain at a protein's C-terminus predicts cleavage within the sorting domain, followed by covalent anchoring to some some component of the (usually Gram-negative) cell surface. Many PEP-CTERM proteins exhibit an unusual sequence composition that includes large numbers of potential glycosylation sites. Expression of one such protein has been shown restore the ability of a bacterium to form floc, a type of biofilm.) produces the protein MTTNRLMVLCAVVLCMVGGLNRAEAGNVLIFQGTVTGTSILPGAITLTGASSVTTTDSTTFNAQLTGHTWDVVIYSEMENATYEDSATQLADYLAGGGKLIGFTYRTDGLSVLLGADFAVSSNPYILDNDPVSPIYTTPYTLDTDGQPNNSFVGGHGHTTDSSHGWHPDSNSTGLGNVNFGGFQAILGNSGNSILNATLSDNYDTLSEGERLVANEILFLAPDIAQPVPEPTSLAALTAMTLIMTTRRRRR, from the coding sequence ATGACGACCAATCGTCTGATGGTGTTGTGTGCGGTTGTTCTATGCATGGTCGGTGGCTTGAATCGGGCTGAGGCGGGCAACGTGCTGATCTTTCAGGGAACGGTGACCGGCACGTCCATCCTCCCCGGCGCGATCACGCTGACGGGCGCGAGCTCGGTCACCACGACCGATTCCACCACGTTCAACGCCCAGTTGACCGGGCACACATGGGACGTGGTCATCTATTCGGAAATGGAAAACGCCACCTACGAAGACTCCGCCACGCAGCTCGCCGACTACCTCGCCGGCGGCGGCAAGCTCATCGGTTTCACCTACCGAACCGATGGCCTGTCCGTGCTGCTGGGCGCTGATTTTGCCGTCAGCTCCAATCCCTACATCCTCGATAATGATCCGGTCAGTCCGATCTACACCACGCCCTACACCCTCGATACCGACGGCCAGCCCAACAACTCCTTCGTCGGCGGACACGGACACACCACCGACTCCTCGCACGGCTGGCACCCCGACAGCAATTCGACCGGTCTGGGCAACGTGAACTTCGGCGGGTTTCAGGCCATCCTCGGCAACAGCGGCAACTCCATCCTCAACGCCACCCTGTCCGACAACTACGACACGCTCAGCGAAGGCGAACGCCTCGTCGCCAACGAGATTCTGTTCCTCGCGCCCGACATCGCCCAGCCCGTCCCCGAACCGACCAGTCTCGCCGCCCTGACCGCGATGACTTTGATCATGACCACCCGCCGCCGCCGCCGCTGA